The Methylotenera sp. G11 genome includes a window with the following:
- a CDS encoding ArnT family glycosyltransferase — MKNTIKRIFMPRLPVPAISRPALVLLLFAAYFILGLVIHSDYGVSWDEPVSRTNGMVNLKYIVEKVAPSLITGDSAKNIPELHSWQDKDYGVAFEVPVAALELLLKLKDSEDIYIFRHLATFLAAFIGAVAVYASARHLYKDYRFGLLAVGMLVLSPRIFAESFYNSKDIVFMASIAVAIYTMIIFLSRPGFSSAVMHGFFCAFAIDVRIMGVMMVLCTIGLLVIRVLRRETATGTGFRCAAAFAGACCAFTVLMFPFLWDDLAGNFLLAFSNMAKFRWDGLVLYMGEIHQASKLPWHYIPVWILITTPPLFTALMGVGAFSTIRQAWSNKLGLWSNEREMFDLVNLALLMIPIAAVIALSSVLYDGWRQMYFVYPAFILIATKGAVTIFGLFKENRKIQNLLWAVLLLCGAYNGYWMWASHPLQNVYFNFLAGSDWKNKFELDYWGLANREALQFILDNDNSPVITISADSQTPLETTLLILNRKDRNRVAILPAEATPSYRLTNYRQSRSMGLTTPPENHTLFYRKQVDGETILSVYKINAPQKAARVTRTDRAYSADEIRGISYRYDGRSVRDGKSIVDFKINHHGLLPISALSDVGKPIHIAWRFLDASGKPVSEWNKQKGLPADIPANGELTVEIAINPKNEIRGGTLQISMEQESAFWAHDIGVQPLEIPWK, encoded by the coding sequence ATGAAAAATACGATTAAAAGAATTTTCATGCCAAGGTTGCCGGTGCCTGCCATAAGCAGGCCTGCGCTGGTGCTGCTGTTATTCGCGGCATACTTCATACTGGGTTTGGTGATCCATTCAGACTATGGCGTGTCATGGGATGAGCCGGTTTCCAGGACGAACGGCATGGTCAACCTCAAATATATCGTCGAAAAAGTCGCCCCTTCCCTCATCACGGGCGATAGCGCAAAAAATATCCCAGAACTGCACAGCTGGCAGGATAAAGACTACGGTGTCGCTTTTGAAGTACCGGTAGCTGCGCTTGAGCTGCTTTTGAAACTGAAGGACTCTGAAGATATTTATATTTTCAGGCATCTGGCTACATTCCTGGCCGCGTTTATTGGCGCGGTGGCGGTTTATGCAAGCGCACGGCATCTGTACAAGGATTACCGGTTCGGCCTGCTGGCAGTAGGCATGCTGGTATTGTCGCCAAGGATCTTCGCGGAATCGTTCTACAACTCGAAAGATATTGTATTCATGGCCTCGATAGCGGTCGCCATTTATACCATGATCATTTTCTTGTCCAGGCCAGGCTTCTCCAGCGCGGTCATGCATGGCTTCTTCTGCGCTTTTGCGATCGATGTGAGAATCATGGGCGTGATGATGGTGTTATGTACCATAGGCCTGTTGGTGATCCGGGTGCTCAGGCGTGAAACGGCCACCGGCACCGGCTTCCGGTGTGCGGCAGCATTTGCAGGCGCCTGCTGCGCTTTTACTGTTCTCATGTTTCCTTTTCTTTGGGATGACCTGGCCGGGAATTTCCTGCTCGCTTTCAGCAATATGGCCAAGTTCCGTTGGGATGGCCTGGTTCTGTATATGGGGGAAATCCATCAAGCAAGCAAGCTGCCGTGGCATTACATCCCGGTGTGGATCCTAATAACGACACCGCCTTTGTTCACGGCGCTGATGGGGGTTGGCGCATTCAGCACCATCAGGCAGGCCTGGTCTAACAAACTCGGCCTCTGGTCAAATGAAAGGGAAATGTTCGACCTGGTAAACCTTGCATTACTGATGATACCGATAGCCGCGGTCATTGCCTTATCTTCAGTACTCTATGATGGCTGGAGGCAGATGTATTTCGTCTACCCGGCCTTCATACTGATTGCGACAAAAGGCGCCGTGACCATATTCGGCCTATTCAAGGAAAACCGGAAAATACAAAACTTGCTCTGGGCAGTGCTGTTGTTATGTGGCGCTTATAATGGCTACTGGATGTGGGCATCCCACCCCTTGCAGAATGTTTATTTCAACTTTCTGGCCGGGAGCGACTGGAAAAACAAGTTTGAACTGGATTACTGGGGGCTTGCCAATAGAGAAGCGCTGCAATTCATCCTCGACAACGACAACAGCCCAGTCATTACGATAAGCGCAGACAGCCAGACCCCGCTGGAAACCACATTACTGATCCTGAACCGCAAAGACAGGAACCGTGTCGCGATCCTGCCTGCCGAGGCTACGCCGTCATACCGGCTCACCAATTACCGGCAATCCAGGAGCATGGGGCTCACAACGCCCCCTGAAAACCACACGCTTTTCTACCGCAAGCAGGTCGACGGAGAAACCATCCTGTCAGTCTACAAGATCAATGCCCCGCAAAAGGCCGCCAGGGTCACTAGAACTGACCGCGCATACAGCGCTGACGAAATCCGTGGAATCAGTTATCGCTATGACGGCAGGAGCGTACGCGACGGAAAGTCGATTGTAGACTTCAAAATCAATCATCATGGCCTGCTGCCAATATCAGCGTTATCAGACGTGGGCAAGCCGATACACATTGCATGGCGCTTTCTGGATGCTTCGGGCAAACCGGTATCGGAATGGAATAAACAAAAAGGCCTGCCGGCGGATATTCCGGCAAATGGTGAGCTGACGGTAGAGATAGCCATCAACCCCAAGAACGAAATCAGGGGTGGCACACTCCAAATCTCCATGGAGCAGGAGTCTGCTTTCTGGGCGCATGATATTGGCGTTCAGCCGCTTGAGATTCCGTGGAAGTAG
- a CDS encoding VF530 family DNA-binding protein: MTTEAITQHNNPLHGKTLEAILTALLDHYGWNGLAERIPVNCFRNDPSIRSSLKFLRKTPWARDKVETLYLSLPAAPGR, from the coding sequence ATGACGACCGAAGCCATAACACAGCACAATAACCCTTTGCACGGCAAGACTCTGGAGGCAATACTGACTGCATTGCTTGACCACTACGGATGGAACGGCTTAGCCGAACGTATCCCTGTGAACTGTTTCAGGAATGACCCCAGCATCAGATCAAGCCTGAAATTCCTGCGTAAAACGCCCTGGGCCAGAGATAAGGTTGAAACACTTTATTTATCGCTGCCCGCCGCACCGGGTCGTTAA
- a CDS encoding molybdenum ABC transporter ATP-binding protein, which yields MIEVQARLERPNFELDVSLQLEHRVTAIFGPSGSGKSTLLNIIAGIIRPDSGRVVINGECLFDSRTHINQPVHARRIGLVFQDGRLFPHLNVEQNLRYALNFIPASRQQFDFGHIVQLLEIGALLQQRPHQLSGGEKQRVALGRALLSSPRLLMLDEPLASLDDRLKNQILPFLKLIADEINIPMIYISHSKKEIMQITDNFIHILNGKAKS from the coding sequence ATGATTGAAGTGCAGGCGCGGCTTGAACGGCCGAATTTCGAGCTGGATGTCTCGCTGCAGCTGGAACATCGCGTGACCGCTATTTTCGGGCCGTCGGGTTCAGGTAAAAGCACCTTGCTGAATATCATTGCCGGCATCATCAGACCAGATAGCGGGCGTGTCGTGATCAATGGCGAATGCCTGTTCGACAGCCGGACACATATCAATCAACCCGTACATGCACGCAGGATAGGGCTGGTATTCCAGGATGGGCGCCTGTTTCCGCACCTGAATGTTGAGCAGAACCTGCGTTATGCCTTGAATTTTATCCCTGCCAGCCGGCAGCAGTTTGATTTCGGGCACATTGTGCAGCTGCTTGAAATCGGCGCCTTGCTGCAGCAGCGCCCACATCAGTTATCCGGCGGCGAGAAGCAAAGGGTGGCGTTAGGACGTGCGCTCCTGAGCTCGCCCAGGCTGCTGATGCTGGATGAGCCGCTGGCATCGCTGGACGACAGGCTGAAGAACCAGATCCTGCCTTTCTTGAAATTAATTGCTGATGAAATCAATATTCCGATGATCTACATCAGCCATTCCAAAAAGGAAATCATGCAGATTACGGATAATTTCATTCATATCCTGAACGGCAAGGCTAAAAGTTGA
- the modB gene encoding molybdate ABC transporter permease subunit: MLDLFHFTSAEISILLLSLKVALFCVALILIPATAVAWLLARKSFFGKSLLDSLVHLPLVLPPVVPGFLLLLLLGNQGLIGRYLHEYFGISLAFTWMGAVVASAMMAFPLMVRSVRQAISQVDKGLEIAAQSLGAHPLRVFFTITLPLSMSGIITGLILAFSRSMGEFGATITFVGNIENETRTLPLAIYSYTQVPDGDLPALRLVILSVLLALGALMVSDRLERKANLQIGRGHD, from the coding sequence ATGCTTGATCTTTTCCATTTCACATCCGCTGAAATTTCAATATTGCTGCTTTCATTAAAAGTGGCCTTGTTTTGCGTGGCGCTGATCCTGATTCCGGCGACCGCTGTCGCATGGCTGCTCGCGCGAAAATCCTTCTTCGGTAAATCCTTGCTGGATAGCCTGGTGCACCTGCCACTGGTTCTGCCGCCGGTCGTGCCGGGGTTCCTGCTGTTATTGCTGCTGGGTAACCAGGGTCTGATCGGCAGGTACCTGCATGAGTATTTTGGCATCAGCCTGGCGTTTACGTGGATGGGCGCGGTCGTCGCCTCTGCCATGATGGCGTTTCCGCTGATGGTGCGCTCGGTGAGGCAGGCGATCTCGCAGGTAGACAAGGGGCTGGAGATTGCAGCCCAGTCCCTGGGGGCGCATCCGCTCAGGGTGTTTTTCACCATTACCCTGCCGTTATCCATGTCCGGCATTATTACGGGTTTGATATTGGCTTTCAGCCGCAGTATGGGTGAATTTGGCGCAACCATTACCTTTGTCGGCAATATCGAGAATGAAACACGCACGCTGCCACTGGCGATTTACAGCTACACACAGGTGCCGGATGGCGACCTGCCGGCTTTGCGCCTGGTCATATTAAGCGTTTTACTGGCGCTGGGTGCGCTGATGGTGAGTGACAGGCTGGAGCGTAAAGCCAACCTGCAGATCGGGCGCGGGCATGATTGA
- a CDS encoding LytR C-terminal domain-containing protein translates to MNAKHKILPAVCCIALMTSCASNQSTSAVPWTIKSTAVTRSSGDKPEAMYQLGRYYQGQNRFDEAINAYMKALNADAGFVEARNGLGVVYSRQGKYREAIEAFRLAIKQAPKAAHLYSNMGYAYYLQGQYAESVKALQQATALDPNNQRALNNLGQAYAKAGNTTQAALAFSEAISVEKTTQQAAEAAVPVPAPSAPPSVTYIAAAATPAPAADSSAVSTAAAPQDVQVLAIPKDRGVIRTADTAPLVVPAIESRAKLVQLAPHVSELQISPQSAETVQVAAVEAEQNMQQIRLEVANGNGVNGAAGKVSRFLREQGYMATRLTNKKPYRTLTTQIHYRPGYEAQALLLQSKLLDAPKLVERRDIRANVNVRVVLGRDMVTQLAHYESRTKATQLALHASEGNTGAVQQLF, encoded by the coding sequence ATGAACGCTAAACATAAAATCTTACCGGCAGTGTGCTGCATCGCATTGATGACGAGCTGCGCGTCTAACCAGAGTACCAGTGCCGTGCCGTGGACAATCAAGTCAACCGCGGTGACCAGAAGCAGCGGCGACAAACCTGAAGCCATGTACCAGCTGGGCCGTTACTACCAGGGGCAGAACCGCTTTGATGAAGCGATCAATGCTTATATGAAAGCGCTGAATGCAGATGCCGGCTTCGTGGAGGCACGCAATGGCCTGGGCGTCGTTTACTCAAGACAGGGCAAGTACCGCGAGGCGATCGAGGCATTCCGCCTCGCGATCAAACAGGCACCCAAGGCTGCGCATTTATACAGCAATATGGGCTATGCCTATTACCTGCAAGGCCAGTATGCCGAGTCGGTAAAAGCGTTGCAGCAGGCAACGGCGCTTGACCCAAATAACCAGCGTGCGCTGAATAACCTGGGTCAGGCTTATGCCAAGGCCGGCAATACTACGCAGGCCGCACTGGCTTTTTCTGAAGCCATCAGCGTAGAGAAAACCACTCAACAAGCAGCCGAGGCCGCCGTGCCCGTGCCTGCCCCAAGCGCGCCGCCCAGCGTGACCTATATTGCAGCGGCTGCAACTCCAGCTCCAGCCGCTGATTCCAGTGCCGTCTCAACCGCAGCTGCACCGCAGGATGTGCAGGTACTGGCAATCCCCAAAGACCGGGGCGTTATCCGCACAGCCGATACGGCGCCGCTGGTGGTGCCTGCAATAGAGAGCCGGGCAAAACTGGTGCAATTGGCACCGCATGTATCAGAGCTGCAGATCAGTCCGCAAAGTGCCGAAACAGTGCAGGTCGCAGCCGTCGAGGCTGAGCAGAACATGCAGCAGATACGCCTTGAAGTGGCAAACGGAAACGGCGTGAACGGTGCGGCCGGTAAAGTCAGCAGGTTCCTGCGCGAACAGGGGTATATGGCAACGCGATTGACCAATAAAAAGCCATACCGGACGCTGACGACACAGATCCATTATCGCCCTGGCTATGAGGCGCAGGCGCTGTTGCTGCAATCCAAACTGCTGGATGCGCCCAAACTTGTTGAGCGCCGTGATATTCGTGCCAATGTGAACGTCAGGGTCGTGCTGGGCAGGGATATGGTGACGCAGCTTGCCCATTATGAATCCCGGACAAAAGCAACGCAGCTCGCCCTGCATGCTTCAGAAGGCAACACAGGTGCCGTGCAGCAGCTTTTTTAG